Proteins encoded together in one Neosynechococcus sphagnicola sy1 window:
- a CDS encoding FGGY-family carbohydrate kinase, producing MAVDSAGNAVRNAIVWMDKRSRKQVRFLAEKIGTEQINKLTGKPNAMTPSLPKIIWLTENEMETVTRTYKFLDVHGYLVYHLTNNFRTSLASADPMGVVDMQANTWADDLLTCLGLKKGQFAELVQPGSIIGYVNSSAAAATGLSKGLPVIAGAGDGQCAGLGANAVGNNRAYLNLGTAIVSGIISSDYLVNPAFRTMYAPIPQSYFLETVLLGGVFTINWFVEKFANDLRGFNLNLSPEEILETAAAKLPPGADGLMLVPYWNYVMNPYWDASASGITIGWTGTHGREHLYRAILEGIAFEQRLVGDEVMAALNQRFSEYVVMGGGSQSNLWCQIVADITGVPVVRSQTTEATCLGAGILAAVTVGWYPDIKIAASSMTGVGSHFIPNPQTQAIYEKLYTEVYKPLFPTVQSLVQRLADLTQV from the coding sequence GTGGCTGTAGACAGTGCAGGAAATGCAGTTCGCAATGCCATTGTCTGGATGGATAAACGCAGCCGTAAGCAAGTGAGATTTTTGGCAGAGAAAATTGGCACAGAACAAATCAACAAACTGACGGGTAAACCAAATGCCATGACTCCTTCTCTACCCAAAATTATTTGGCTAACTGAGAATGAAATGGAAACTGTTACTCGTACTTACAAATTTTTAGATGTTCATGGATATCTGGTATACCATTTGACCAACAATTTCCGCACTAGTTTAGCTTCTGCGGATCCAATGGGAGTCGTGGATATGCAGGCTAATACTTGGGCAGATGATTTACTCACTTGTTTAGGTCTAAAAAAAGGACAATTTGCCGAGTTAGTACAACCAGGTTCGATAATTGGCTATGTAAATTCAAGTGCAGCAGCAGCAACAGGATTATCTAAGGGTTTACCCGTAATTGCTGGTGCTGGAGATGGTCAGTGTGCAGGTTTGGGTGCAAATGCTGTTGGCAATAATCGTGCCTATCTCAATTTAGGAACAGCCATTGTTAGTGGGATTATCAGCAGTGATTATCTTGTAAATCCAGCTTTCAGAACTATGTATGCCCCGATTCCTCAATCTTATTTTCTGGAAACTGTGTTGTTGGGCGGCGTATTCACAATTAATTGGTTTGTAGAAAAATTTGCTAACGACTTACGTGGTTTTAATTTGAATTTGAGTCCGGAAGAAATTCTGGAAACAGCGGCGGCAAAACTACCTCCAGGGGCAGATGGATTAATGTTAGTACCTTACTGGAATTATGTCATGAATCCCTATTGGGATGCCAGCGCCTCTGGTATTACTATCGGTTGGACAGGAACCCACGGGCGAGAACATCTTTATCGGGCAATTTTGGAGGGGATTGCTTTTGAACAAAGACTTGTAGGCGATGAGGTGATGGCAGCACTGAACCAAAGGTTTAGTGAGTACGTAGTTATGGGTGGTGGCAGTCAAAGCAATCTTTGGTGCCAAATTGTGGCGGATATTACCGGTGTGCCAGTGGTACGTTCTCAGACTACCGAAGCCACTTGTTTGGGAGCTGGTATTCTCGCAGCTGTGACAGTAGGGTGGTATCCTGACATTAAGATTGCTGCTTCATCAATGACGGGTGTAGGTTCACATTTCATACCAAACCCCCAAACTCAAGCTATTTATGAAAAACTGTACACTGAAGTCTATAAACCATTGTTTCCTACCGTGCAATCATTAGTGCAGCGATTAGCTGATTTAACTCAAGTCTAA
- a CDS encoding FGGY family carbohydrate kinase, translated as MIDQQQLVIGIDCSTTACKAIAWNREGKAIAKGMATYPLLKPQANWYEQDASQWWNSTCNAIQQLLAEIDKKR; from the coding sequence ATGATTGATCAACAACAATTAGTAATAGGAATTGATTGTAGTACAACAGCGTGTAAAGCGATCGCATGGAACAGAGAAGGAAAAGCTATTGCCAAAGGAATGGCAACTTATCCGCTATTAAAACCACAAGCAAATTGGTATGAGCAGGATGCGTCACAATGGTGGAATAGTACTTGTAATGCTATCCAGCAATTACTGGCTGAGATAGATAAAAAAAGATAG